GAAGTTGGTGGACAGGAGAGAGAGCTGGAACTTCACGGTTTCCAACGTGGATGACAGCATCCGCTGGATCATTCAGGATGATGTCAGCACTGTTTTCGACAACATGCCGAGGCGTCCGGTCGATAATTGAGTCCAAGACTGATTCCAACCCTGAATCCTACACCGCAGGCCGCACCACGACGATCTCGCCCAGCAACTGCTCCTGCTCCACTTGCAGGTGGTTGAGTTTGATCAGCTCCAGCATCGCCAGGAAAGTCACGATCACCTCTCCACGGCTGGCGGCATCGGTGAACAGCTCCTCAAACTTCATCTTGCCGCCCACCGGCATGATGTTGAGCAGGTACTCGATCTTGTCGGCCACCGTGTAGCGGTCATTGACGATCTCGCGGAAGTCGCTCGCGTTCTCGAAGCGCTTCAGGATGCGCTGGAAGGCGCGGATCAGGTCAAAGATGCCCACCTGGCCCAGCGTCTCCACCGGGGCGTCGAGATCGGGCAGTTCTGGCGTCGTGACGAACAATTCATCGCCCTTCACCTCCTGCACGCCGAGGAACTGGGCGGCCTCCTTGAATTTCTTGTACTCCATGAGCTGCCGGATCAGCTCCCAGCGCGGATCATCCTCCTCGGCGTCTTCTTCCGGCGGCTGCACGTCCTGCGGCAGCAGTTCGCGGCTCTTGATGTACATCAAATTGGCCGCCATCACGATGAACTCGCTCGCCAGCTCGATGTTCAGCGCTTTGAACGTGTCGATGTAATCGAGGTACTGCCGCGTGATGCGCTCCAGCGACACGTTATAAAT
This genomic interval from Prosthecobacter sp. contains the following:
- a CDS encoding segregation/condensation protein A; translation: MYLIKKEEIDIYNVSLERITRQYLDYIDTFKALNIELASEFIVMAANLMYIKSRELLPQDVQPPEEDAEEDDPRWELIRQLMEYKKFKEAAQFLGVQEVKGDELFVTTPELPDLDAPVETLGQVGIFDLIRAFQRILKRFENASDFREIVNDRYTVADKIEYLLNIMPVGGKMKFEELFTDAASRGEVIVTFLAMLELIKLNHLQVEQEQLLGEIVVVRPAV